A single region of the Cucumis melo cultivar AY chromosome 3, USDA_Cmelo_AY_1.0, whole genome shotgun sequence genome encodes:
- the LOC103487972 gene encoding sugar transporter ERD6-like 6, with product MSFRDDSEDGRDIRKPFLHTGSWYRMGSRQSSLMGSSQAIRDNSISVVACVLIVALGPIQFGFTGGYSSPTQFAITRDLGLTVSEYSLFGSLSNVGAMVGAITSGQLAEYIGRKGALMIAAIPNIIGWLAISFAKDSSFLYMGRLLEGFGVGIISYTVPVYIAEIAPQNLRGSLGSVNQLSVTLGIMLSYLLGLFVPWRILAVLGILPCTILIPGLFFIPESPRWLAKMGMTEEFETSLQVLRGFDTDITVEVNEIKRSVASANRRRTIRFADLKQRRYWLPLSIGIGLLILQQLSGINGVLFYSSTIFASAGITSSNAATVGLGAIQVVATAVTTWVIDRAGRRLLLIISSAGMTLSLLIVAVAFFLKDAVSEDSSLYSIAGIVSVVGVVAMVVAFSLGVGAIPWIIMSEILPVNIKGLAGSIATLANWFSAWAVTMSANLLLQWSSGGTFTIYLVVTAFMVLFVTLWVPETKGRTLEEIQFSFR from the exons ATGAGTTTCAGGGATGATAGTGAAGATGGGAGGGACATCAGGAAGCCATTTTTGCACACGGGGAGCTGGTATCGAATGGGTTCCAGGCAATCCAGTTTGATGGGTTCGTCTCAGGCTATTCGTGATAACTCCATCTCTGTTGTTGCTTGTGTTCTCATCGTTGCTTTGGGCCCTATCCAGTTTGGTTTCACG GGAGGGTATTCATCACCGACCCAATTTGCAATAACTCGGGATCTTGGACTTACTGTCTCGGAG TATTCTTTATTTGGTTCTTTAAGCAATGTTGGTGCTATGGTTGGGGCCATAACCAGCGGTCAGTTGGCTGAGTATATTGGGCGGAAAGGG GCCTTAATGATTGCTGCAATTCCCAATATCATAGGCTGGCTTGCCATATCATTTGCAAAA GATTCGTCTTTCCTTTACATGGGGAGGTTACTGGAAGGTTTTGGCGTGGGAATAATCTCTTATACG GTCCCCGTTTATATAGCCGAAATAGCACCCCAAAACTTGAGAGGAAGTCTTGGTTCAGTCAATCAG CTGTCTGTTACCTTGGGAATAATGCTGTCTTATCTGCTGGGACTATTCGTACCATGGAGAATACTTGCAGTATTGG GAATTTTGCCTTGTACAATATTGATACCTGGATTGTTTTTCATCCCAGAATCTCCAAGATGGCTG GCAAAGATGGGGATGACGGAGGAGTTTGAAACATCTTTGCAAGTTCTTCGTGGGTTTGACACTGATATTACCGTTGAAGTAAATGAAATCAAG AGGTCTGTAGCTTCAGCCAACAGAAGAAGAACTATTAGATTTGCTGATCTGAAGCAGAGAAGATACTGGTTGCCTTTGTCG ATTGGCATAGGATTACTTATCCTGCAGCAACTGAGTGGAATTAATGGCGTTTTATTCTACTCCAGTACCATCTTTGCATCCGCCG GTATTACCTCAAGTAATGCAGCTACAGTTGGCCTCGGCGCTATCCAG GTTGTTGCCACTGCAGTTACAACATGGGTGATCGACCGAGCTGGACGTCGTCTTCTACTTATT ATCTCCTCTGCTGGAATGACTCTTAGCCTTTTGATTGTTGCTGTGGCATTCTTTCTGAAG GATGCTGTCTCGGAGGATTCCAGTTTGTATAGTATAGCGGGGATCGTGTCGGTAGTTGGAGTTGTG GCAATGGTTGTCGCATTCTCTTTGGGCGTTGGAGCAATTCCATGGATCATAATGTCTGAG ATTCTTCCTGTGAATATCAAGGGTCTTGCTGGTAGTATAGCAACCCTAGCCAATTGGTTTAGCGCATGGGCAGTCACAATGTCGGCGAACCTGCTCTTACAATGGAGCAGCGGAG GAACATTCACAATTTACTTGGTGGTGACTGCTTTCATGGTGCTATTCGTAACACTTTGGGTTCCTGAGACCAAAGGCAGAACCCTTGAAGAAATCCAGTTTTCCTTTAGATga
- the LOC103487971 gene encoding uncharacterized protein LOC103487971, with amino-acid sequence MTTIGFRLFSVPAAVSPPSQSPNSDQFQESQTLRHQLPITTSRRGLTMLSFISAMPSLFLPAPASAFDIGISGPKDWLKEQKKKSSKFLLAPIEASRDSLQTVYLLLSNDSDYSNKDMEDVQRLLKSAARDCVLKDRSSFVQFQASTGVEVCTFQLIVKNAASLLGNKDPIKLEAENLLKDLVSSFTSLNSLAYETDIQVNSNRQKVLDALNDTMTSLDKFEKGIKDCLEI; translated from the exons ATGACGACAATCGGATTCCGCCTTTTCTCAGTTCCTGCCGCCGTTTCACCACCTTCTCAAAGTCCGAACAGCGATCAATTTCAAGAAAGCCAAACGCTGCGCCATCAACTTCCGATTACTACATCTCGCAGAGGCCTCACCATGCTCTCATTTATCTCTGCAATGCCGTCTCTGTTTCTTCCCGCTCCCGCCAGTGCTTTCGATATCGGCATTT CAGGACCAAAGGATTGGTTGAAGGAGCAGAAGAAGAAGTCCTCCAAATTCCTCTTGGCACCAATTGAGGCCTCCAGAGACAGCCTTCAAACAGTTTACCTTTTGCTTT CCAACGATTCCGATTACTCAAATAAGGATATGGAGGATGTTCAAAGACTGCTTAAGTCCGCTGCAAGGGATTGCGTTTTGAAGGACAGAAGTTCGTTTGTTCAATTCCAAGCGAGCACTGGAGTCGAG GTCTGTACATTCCAATTGATTGTGAAAAATGCAGCCTCCTTGCTTGGAAACAAAGATCCTATAAAACTAGAAGCTGAAAATCTATTAAAGGATCTAGTAAG CTCTTTCACATCTCTGAACAGTCTTGCTTATGAAACTGATATTCAAGTCAATTCCAATAG ACAAAAAGTACTGGATGCACTGAATGATACCATGACTTCCCTCGACAAATTTGAGAAGGGTATTAAGGATTGTCTTGAAATTTAA